A genomic stretch from Setaria viridis chromosome 1, Setaria_viridis_v4.0, whole genome shotgun sequence includes:
- the LOC117853166 gene encoding aspartyl protease family protein 2: protein MAQPVESSLLLFLVLLSPLVASAGIAKLNSSSPLFGIEFPPFNTAVSDTGCDGKLVAAEEARDEQTQPASLSPSLKLQMTRRAAAAGGTRKDSFLDSAQKDAVRIETMHRRAAARAGGERAYSPRRALSERLVATVESGVAVGSGEYLMDVYVGTPPRRFQMIMDTGSDLNWLQCAPCLDCFEQRGPVFDPAASSSYRNVTCGDQRCGLVAPPEAPRACHRPGEDPCPYYYWYGDQSNTTGDLALESFTVNLTAPGASRRVDGVVFGCGHRNRGLFHGAAGLLGLGRGPLSFASQLRAVYGHTFSYCLVDHGSDVASKVVFGDDDALLLAHPRLNYTAFAPASSPADTFYYVQLKGVLVGGELLNISSDTWGVSKDGSGGTIIDSGTTLSYFAEPTYQVIRRAFMERMGRSYPLIRDFPVLNPCYNVSGVERPEVPELTLAFADGAVWDFPAENYFIRLDDDVMCLAVLGTPRSGMSIIGNFQQQNFHLVYDLKGNRLGFAPRRCAEV from the coding sequence GTCCTCCTCTCGCCGTTGGTGGCGTCAGCTGGCATCGCCAAGCTCAACTCTTCTTCGCCCCTGTTTGGCATCGAGTTCCCGCCGTTCAACACCGCCGTCAGCGACACCGGCTGCGACGGCAAGCTGGTGGCAGCCGAGGAGGCGAGGGATGAGCAGACGCAGCCGGCGAGCCTATCCCCATCGCTGAAGCTGCAGATGACCcgtcgcgccgcggcggcgggcgggacgcGGAAAGACTCGTTCTTGGATTCGGCCCAGAAGGACGCGGTCCGCATCGAGACGATGCACcggagggcggcggcacgggccggcggcgagcgggcgtATTCCCCGCGGCGCGCGCTGTCGGAGCGGCTGGTGGCGACGGTGGAGTCCGGCGTGGCGGTCGGGTCCGGCGAGTACCTGATGGACGTGTACGTcggcacgccgccgcggcggttcCAGATGATCATggacaccggcagcgacctcAACTGGCTGCAGTGCGCGCCGTGCCTGGACTGCTTCGAGCAGCGCGGGCCGGTGTTCGACCccgcggcgtcctcctcctacCGCAACGTGACCTGCGGCGACCAGCGATGCGGCCTCGTGGCGCCGCCGGAGGCGCCGAGAGCGTGCCACCGCCCCGGCGAGGACCCCTGCCCCTACTACTACTGGTACGGCGACCAGTCCAACACCACCGGCGACCTGGCCCTCGAGTCCTTCACCGTCAACCTCACGGCCCCCGGCGCGTCCCGGCGCGTCGACGGCGTGGTGTTCGGGTGCGGGCACCGGAACCGCGGCCTCTTccacggcgcggcggggctgctCGGGCTCGGCCGGGGCCCGCTCTCCTTCGCGTCCCAGCTCCGCGCCGTGTACGGCCACACTTTCTCCTACTGCCTCGTTGACCACGGCAGTGACGTCGCCAGCAAGGTGGTgttcggcgacgacgacgcgctgctgctggcgcaCCCGCGGCTGAACTACACGGCGTTCGCGccggcctcctcgccggcggaCACGTTCTACTACGTGCAGCTCAAGGgcgtgctcgtcggcggcgagctcctcaacatcagcTCGGACACGTGGGGCGTGTCCAAGGACGGGTCCGGCGGCACGATTATCGACTCCGGCACGACGCTGAGCTACTTTGCCGAGCCGACGTACCAGGTGATCCGGCGGGCGTTCATGGAGCGCATGGGCAGGTCGTACCCGCTGATCCGGGACTTCCCGGTGCTGAACCCGTGCTACAACGTGTCCGGCGTGGAGCGGCCGGAGGTGCCGGAGCTGACGCTGGCGTTCGCCGACGGCGCCGTGTGGGACTTCCCGGCGGAGAACTACTTCATCCGGCTGGACGACGACGTCATGTGCCTGGCGGTGCTGGGCACCCCGCGCTCCGGCATGTCCATCATCGGCAACTTCCAGCAGCAGAACTTCCACCTGGTGTACGACCTGAAGGGGAACCGGCTGGGGTTCGCGCCGCGGCGGTGCGCCGAGGTGTag